A single Papilio machaon chromosome 12, ilPapMach1.1, whole genome shotgun sequence DNA region contains:
- the LOC106718319 gene encoding protein cueball, with translation MLKTLCLLAYVIVSISFVQAWDVAITAGDQIEFYTNQTKISNEGVRFRELTALAYDAVHNMLLFVDTQNDNASIFSYDITKKEYKPLVRRRSYENIQGLAFDPVTRKLFWTDTNEKSIYWKSLKPGSKNDTYGNLLIKMDDEVPRAIAVDSCRGYIYWTNINITKPTIERARLDGSERTVILNSTNIYKVVSIAIDQNTKKLYWIDDKEGIHYSIESSDLDGKNQKKLLAGTNHMPNTITVSKDYLYWVDLGYRSVWKLPKNPSPNEEPEDIINFSNVPPFGIVANYKITDQIVGVSECDELSSIAENKTVVNDIFTIPSDVGLFCLHGVKVEGVATCKCSTGYIGERCEISVCHNFCLQGDCSATTNGEPVCKCKTGYTGARCDVNICEGHCLNYGTCSVGIDQKPTCKCSVDFEGDRCEIVKAIPVTITTIPMENCNALLSTSDTANSDVYVEACNSWDPIRDPVIIVLGTIAGLLFVACAVLVMKVLRLRKRPRIKRRIIVNKNVTPLTARPDQCEITIENCCNMNICETPCFEPRNTIRPNLLNGKPGKEEKRNLIANMENPDDPY, from the exons atgttgaaaacacTGTGCTTGTTGGCTTATGTTATAGTTTCCATCAGCTTCGTTCAAGCATGGG ACGTCGCTATTACGGCTGGGGaccaaattgaattttatactAACCAGACAAAAATAAGCAATGAAGGGGTTAGATTTCGGGAGCTAACTGCGCTCGCTTACGATGCGGTTCACAACATGTTGCTGTTCGTGGACACACAGAACGACAACGCATCTATATTCAGCTATGATATAACAAAGAAGGAATACAAACCTTTAGTTAGAAGGAGATCGTATGAAAATATCCAAGGGTTGGCTTTCGATCCTGTAACTAGGAAGTTGTTCTGGACGGATACTAATGAAAAAAGTATATACTGGAAGTCTTTGAAGCCTGGCTCAAAGAATGATACGTACGGGAATCTGCTCATCAAAATGGATGACGAGGTACCGAGAGCAATTGCTGTGGATAGCTGCAGAGG gtatATTTATTGGACGAACATAAACATAACCAAACCAACGATTGAACGTGCTCGTTTAGATGGTTCAGAGAGAACCGTCATCCTAAATTCCACAAACATCTATAAAGTTGTTAGTATAGCTATAGATCAAAATACGAAAAAACTTTACTGGATCGACGATAAAGAGGGAATACATTACTCCATCGAGAGCTCCGATTTGGATGGTAAAAACCAAAAGAAATTATTGGCAGGCACGAATCATATGCCGAATACAATAACTGTGTCAAAAGATTACCTCTACTGGGTGGATTTAGGTTACAGATCTGTATGGAAATTGCCTAAAAACCCCTCCCCTAATGAAGAACCAgaagatattataaatttctcgAATGTACCTCCGTTTGGGATCGTTgcgaattataaaataacggaTCAGATCGTTGGGGTCTCGGAATGCGACGAATTGTCTTCGATAGCTGAGAATAAGACTGTTGTCAATGATATTTTCACGATACCGAGCGATGTGGGTCTATTCTGTTTGCACGGGGTGAAGGTAGAGGGGGTCGCTACATGCAAATGTTCGACGGGGTACATTGGGGAACGATGTGAGATCTCAGTGTGCCACAACTTCTGTCTGCAAGGCGATTGCAGCGCCACTACTAATGGAGAACCTGTATGCAA ATGTAAAACTGGCTACACAGGCGCTAGATGCGATGTTAACATCTGTGAAGGACATTGTTTGAATTACGGAACATGTTCCGTTGGTATAGACCAGAAGCCGACGTGTAAATGTTCCGTAGACTTTGAAGGGGATCGATGTGAAATTGTAAAAGCTATTCCTGTAACAATTACGACAATACCCATGGAAAATTGCAA TGCTTTATTATCAACATCAGATACTGCTAACAGTGACGTGTACGTAGAAGCATGTAACAGTTGGGATCCCATCAGAGATCCTGTCATCATAGTACTTGGCACTATAGCTGGGTTGCTGTTTGTGGCTTGCGCAGTACTCGTTATGAAAGTGTTGAGATTGAGGAAGAGGCCGAG AATCAAGAGGCGCATAATTGTAAACAAGAATGTGACCCCGCTGACAGCGCGGCCCGACCAATGCGAGATCACCATTGAAAACTGTTGTAACATGAACATCTGCGAAACA ccATGTTTCGAACCACGCAACACAATAAGACCAAACCTACTCAACGGTAAGCCTGGCAAAGAAGAGAAGAGAAACCTAATAGCCAATATGGAAAATCCTGACGATccatattaa